In Trichormus variabilis 0441, a single genomic region encodes these proteins:
- a CDS encoding hemolysin-type calcium-binding region → MEYIFGNYDFSLPQYYYKSYYNEALELVVSKRWNDNQTIAKAALNRFMDEVAYQETKGINALQDNGGPGRGYFQYEMASGGGSGGANTAINRATNWYNKNGISVPNWLNQLKGKDVDFTSLSADQQCTIFLLDKVEDNNTYLDNIVKSYGTNNWDDTSEENWRIGHYGGKKTHEWRGEEASNGLMQSNIVLEELLYKLTVPQTTFPTLVTQHCFPAGVTILMSDGTYKPIEQVEIGDEVMAFDGLGELQPRKVTQTFITPDREVVQLGNIKVTLGHHFLQPDGSFKALGEIDTNGFLVGVTGKLIPHPGIKPVAGKHTVYNFTVEELHTYVAGDYRVHNESLSTYQPVTAAGIIGDALGGQVASLLAGKDLSEQLIYNALGKTLGGFIGDKASYYFYPTITNGKQDVLDNVALLKRVPGALTTTALSIGGSQLAKSLNKLLDTNNPIAQIGVGALSTGLVNYAWNAGVIDSLKIYPGIGGDVFAKWFGAHPNVLPDGTLERVNGNLVIKDYTFDDFTLNVANVGASMFGAYTGSQIFKNSVGRWNILSENLQNEGAAIGSSIGGLIGSFAASATATTASVSYAVYIGQALGIGSTAIAGPVGYAISAVISTVIGEIAGGWLNNLFGDKDYPRATYRVIYDPKLGYFTSTKSYELDGGNPTAAKQLGDTARDLLNGLSSMIGGELKAAPNFYYGNYFEQQIYQDETSWGANVAHHDFRGRHGFLSGQDALEAGVLEQLHLSTFLGANPYLQKVVSTFPIYPHNEKMTVQLHLSDATAQLLKAQEYTTYANNPVLYIKTMQMLEQEQAKTSSDAIRTGIAAGVYQGKDAGARWDWQNNILYMGYNYQPDTTPFAVTSSGTLVANYVGIPNWKTNPSQVRIIQFADNSRYVPVISSDGYNVILRPEAVVNWEQTKTWGDSIGLNQIAAQVLDPARISGNAIRAGVAAGTYANKEAGPRWDWQNSILYMGYNYQPDTTLFGVTDSNVLVAPYVGVADWRYNQSKVKIIQFADGSRYVPVIAPDSYTVLLRPEAAVNQIVVGGGQSNNYTGTSGDDVYIGKPGLDRFTDTGGNDIYLFRQGDKSKVITDTAGYDVIRFGGGITASQIVVYRDGNDLMLGINNIGWTTGQPFAFPDVLRIVGWYTNINNRIEQLHFEYNAQYYLETQSNGNVYIRRENKVGPPSLGNWITGSSAAEVLYGGIGPDLIQGGTGDDLYILQPSTQTVVIDDSPANNGVVVPGGTDTLLIKTAKSDDILLTLEGQDLLVSLKNTSYAPIRLKNWLDPNNRIEKIRFENRLEFPLVLGSDGKVSFPLVIALNGTLPGNVTPPISSSVQIKGGLISGSNADDILYGGPGPDLMQGGGGDDVYILKPGTQADVIDDSPLYNGVVIPGGTDTLQVETALPDNLVLTLDGQDLLVSLKNTSYVPIRLKNWLDPNNRIEKLRFDNGLEGLLALGSDGTVKFQPFLGKGALAFGVQPTLSTNVQINRLHLAVLDLDGDGLNIINNDVSPAQYDMDGDGFLQTTGWLGGNDAFLTIDRDNSGTIDGLNELISFQTGIPGTAYIGQFDTNRDGVLSTADGAIFSKLRLWIDSNYNGQTDLGELQQLSVAGIDMIALDTAPIDYFVNGAELVSTGYFIRYTGNIYKHIGELYGVDFAYTTTQQSRLEIVSANFARLNYKDDRDIWIPNNSSLAATVTIDPREVASLTAGDNNDTVTVFTGYANDIILNGGAGNDTLTGGDGDDIITGGEGNDVLNGGAGDDVLNVDTTDNLAALRGGTGFDTVIFDTGTTAFSFALGDANSIEFLIANDGANTITYYGATSVVFSGLGGNDVLVSGIGNDRLEGGDGFDTLTSSLGNDVLIGGRGDDILDGGDGYDTAVYQGSIFTNVVNFNGSYTYVKDTVNNRNDTDRVSNVEAFSFDDGVRTWQELRDFEDFYRLRNPDVVAAINANKFSSGFYHYVIWGKNEGRPISFDFNEAYYRLLYKDVDAAIKAGSVRSGLAHYISTGFAQGRQTNFDFNETYYRLLNPDVDAAIKAGTMPSALYHFINHGYSEGRTLASQFNENYYRSANADVNAGIIAGTYKSGLDHYIKTGFAEGRMARFDAFSSTLTHGTNNKDYIVGSANNDVLRGFAGDDIINAGNGNDTIQGGIGNDILRGEAGNDALYGDDGNDYLIGGAGNDTMDGGAGTDTFSWDATALKSNDLMAGGLDTLLNPKGDRIDFTSNVEALLKIGGQTLASLTADKTLTNTVTSSITFGTGNNLRFANSLLQIDLDGNGSFNATNDFQISLSDANSLTYKAAGDFFIVS, encoded by the coding sequence ATGGAATATATTTTTGGAAATTATGACTTTTCTTTGCCACAATACTACTACAAGTCTTATTACAATGAAGCTCTTGAATTAGTAGTCTCAAAAAGATGGAATGATAATCAGACTATTGCGAAAGCGGCACTTAATCGCTTTATGGACGAAGTAGCTTACCAAGAAACAAAAGGTATAAATGCATTACAAGATAATGGAGGTCCTGGTAGGGGTTATTTTCAATATGAGATGGCTTCGGGGGGAGGATCAGGAGGAGCTAATACTGCTATCAATCGTGCAACCAACTGGTACAATAAAAATGGAATATCAGTACCAAATTGGCTCAATCAATTGAAAGGGAAAGATGTTGATTTCACGTCTCTTTCTGCTGATCAACAATGTACGATATTTCTACTTGATAAGGTAGAGGATAATAATACTTACCTAGATAATATTGTAAAGAGCTACGGTACTAACAACTGGGATGATACTTCTGAAGAAAATTGGAGAATAGGACACTACGGTGGTAAAAAAACACATGAATGGAGAGGAGAAGAAGCATCAAATGGCTTGATGCAGTCAAATATAGTATTAGAAGAGTTATTGTATAAATTAACAGTACCGCAAACAACTTTCCCTACATTAGTAACACAACATTGTTTTCCTGCGGGTGTAACAATCTTAATGTCAGATGGCACATACAAACCCATCGAACAAGTTGAAATTGGTGATGAAGTAATGGCATTTGATGGGTTGGGAGAACTTCAACCTCGCAAAGTAACACAAACATTTATCACACCAGATCGAGAAGTCGTCCAGTTAGGTAATATCAAAGTCACTTTAGGACATCATTTCTTACAGCCTGATGGCAGTTTTAAAGCTTTAGGTGAAATTGATACTAACGGCTTTTTAGTCGGAGTAACAGGTAAACTCATTCCTCATCCTGGTATTAAACCAGTAGCAGGTAAGCATACAGTCTATAACTTTACTGTTGAAGAATTACACACCTATGTGGCAGGAGATTATCGAGTTCATAATGAATCTCTAAGTACTTATCAACCTGTCACTGCTGCTGGGATAATAGGTGATGCTTTAGGTGGGCAGGTTGCTTCTCTATTGGCAGGAAAAGACCTCTCTGAACAGTTAATTTATAATGCTCTTGGCAAAACTTTGGGTGGGTTTATCGGCGACAAAGCTAGCTATTATTTTTATCCCACCATTACCAACGGCAAACAAGATGTATTGGACAATGTGGCGCTTTTAAAACGAGTTCCTGGGGCGCTGACTACCACAGCACTGTCCATAGGTGGATCACAACTGGCAAAATCGTTGAACAAATTACTCGACACTAATAACCCTATTGCTCAAATTGGTGTCGGAGCCTTATCAACAGGCCTTGTCAATTACGCATGGAATGCAGGGGTTATCGATTCGTTAAAAATCTATCCGGGTATTGGTGGTGATGTCTTTGCCAAATGGTTTGGGGCGCATCCTAATGTTTTACCTGATGGTACATTAGAACGTGTAAATGGCAATCTTGTCATCAAAGATTACACCTTCGACGATTTTACGCTCAACGTTGCTAACGTCGGTGCATCGATGTTTGGTGCTTATACTGGCAGCCAAATCTTCAAAAACTCTGTGGGGAGATGGAACATCCTCAGCGAAAACCTACAAAATGAAGGGGCTGCGATTGGCAGTTCTATTGGTGGATTAATTGGAAGCTTTGCTGCAAGCGCAACGGCAACAACCGCATCTGTTAGTTATGCAGTGTATATAGGACAAGCATTAGGCATTGGCAGTACGGCCATAGCAGGACCAGTAGGATATGCTATTAGTGCTGTTATTAGTACAGTTATTGGCGAAATTGCTGGTGGCTGGCTGAATAATCTCTTCGGAGACAAAGATTACCCAAGAGCGACCTACAGGGTGATATATGACCCAAAACTGGGTTATTTCACCAGCACCAAATCCTATGAGCTTGATGGCGGTAATCCTACAGCAGCCAAGCAGTTAGGTGATACGGCGCGGGATCTGCTGAATGGCCTTTCCAGCATGATAGGCGGCGAATTGAAAGCAGCACCCAATTTTTACTACGGCAACTATTTTGAACAACAAATATATCAGGACGAAACCTCTTGGGGCGCAAACGTCGCTCATCATGATTTCCGTGGTCGCCACGGCTTCTTGAGTGGACAGGATGCCCTCGAAGCGGGCGTGTTAGAACAATTGCACTTGTCAACATTCCTGGGCGCAAACCCTTATTTGCAGAAGGTAGTAAGCACCTTCCCGATTTATCCGCACAATGAAAAAATGACTGTACAACTGCATTTAAGCGATGCCACAGCACAACTCTTAAAAGCGCAGGAATACACTACCTATGCTAATAATCCGGTGCTGTATATCAAAACTATGCAGATGCTGGAGCAGGAACAAGCAAAAACTTCTAGCGATGCTATCAGGACAGGCATAGCCGCAGGAGTGTATCAGGGTAAGGATGCAGGTGCGCGTTGGGACTGGCAGAACAACATTCTCTACATGGGCTATAACTACCAGCCGGACACTACGCCTTTTGCCGTTACCAGCAGTGGTACGCTGGTGGCGAACTATGTCGGGATACCCAACTGGAAAACCAACCCTTCCCAAGTCCGCATTATCCAGTTTGCCGATAACAGCCGCTATGTACCAGTTATTTCTAGTGATGGCTACAATGTCATCCTGCGCCCGGAAGCCGTGGTGAACTGGGAGCAAACCAAAACCTGGGGCGACAGCATCGGTCTTAACCAGATTGCTGCTCAGGTGCTTGATCCGGCGCGTATTTCCGGCAACGCGATTCGCGCTGGTGTTGCTGCTGGTACTTACGCTAATAAAGAGGCAGGCCCGCGCTGGGACTGGCAGAACAGTATTCTTTACATGGGCTACAATTATCAGCCTGATACGACACTGTTCGGTGTTACCGATAGCAACGTGCTAGTGGCACCCTATGTGGGGGTTGCAGACTGGCGATATAACCAGTCCAAGGTAAAAATTATCCAGTTCGCCGACGGCAGCCGCTATGTGCCAGTGATTGCGCCTGACAGTTACACTGTTTTACTACGCCCAGAAGCGGCGGTAAACCAGATCGTTGTAGGTGGCGGTCAGTCGAACAACTACACTGGCACTAGCGGCGATGATGTGTATATCGGCAAACCAGGACTGGATCGTTTTACTGACACGGGAGGAAACGATATTTACCTGTTTCGCCAGGGCGACAAGAGTAAAGTGATTACCGATACCGCCGGGTATGATGTGATCCGCTTCGGCGGCGGTATTACCGCTTCACAGATAGTTGTCTACCGCGATGGTAACGACTTGATGCTGGGTATTAACAACATTGGCTGGACGACGGGACAGCCTTTCGCCTTTCCTGATGTGCTGCGGATAGTGGGATGGTACACCAATATCAATAATCGCATAGAGCAATTGCATTTTGAATATAACGCGCAGTATTATCTCGAAACGCAATCCAACGGTAATGTATACATTCGCCGGGAAAACAAAGTAGGTCCTCCCAGTCTGGGAAACTGGATTACTGGGAGTAGTGCTGCTGAAGTTCTCTATGGTGGTATTGGCCCCGATTTAATACAAGGTGGTACTGGTGATGACCTGTATATCCTTCAGCCAAGTACACAAACCGTTGTGATCGATGATTCTCCTGCTAATAATGGTGTTGTCGTTCCTGGTGGTACAGACACACTCCTAATTAAAACTGCCAAGTCAGATGATATATTGTTGACACTGGAAGGACAAGATTTACTGGTAAGCCTCAAGAACACTTCTTATGCACCCATTCGTCTTAAGAACTGGCTTGACCCCAATAACCGCATTGAGAAAATACGCTTTGAAAATAGACTGGAATTTCCTCTGGTATTAGGCAGCGATGGTAAAGTGTCCTTTCCATTGGTGATTGCTCTGAACGGGACATTGCCAGGTAACGTTACACCTCCTATTTCCTCTAGCGTTCAAATCAAAGGAGGCTTGATTTCTGGCAGCAATGCCGATGATATTCTCTATGGTGGCCCTGGTCCCGATCTAATGCAGGGGGGCGGTGGTGATGATGTCTACATTCTCAAACCAGGTACACAAGCCGATGTGATTGATGATTCTCCTCTTTATAACGGTGTCGTGATTCCCGGTGGTACAGACACATTGCAAGTTGAAACTGCTTTGCCAGATAATTTGGTGCTAACGCTGGATGGTCAAGATTTGTTGGTGAGCCTCAAAAATACTTCCTATGTGCCGATTCGCCTGAAAAACTGGCTTGATCCTAATAACCGCATTGAAAAACTACGGTTTGACAATGGACTGGAGGGGTTGCTGGCGCTAGGCAGTGATGGCACAGTGAAGTTCCAACCGTTTTTAGGGAAAGGAGCATTAGCGTTTGGTGTGCAGCCGACTCTCTCCACCAATGTACAAATTAATCGTCTGCACCTTGCCGTGCTGGATTTGGATGGCGACGGACTCAACATTATCAACAATGATGTATCGCCAGCACAATATGACATGGATGGCGATGGCTTTCTGCAAACAACCGGCTGGCTTGGTGGCAATGATGCCTTCCTGACTATAGACCGTGATAACAGTGGAACAATTGATGGTCTTAATGAGTTAATATCTTTTCAAACTGGCATCCCAGGCACAGCCTATATTGGACAGTTTGATACCAATCGTGATGGCGTACTAAGTACAGCCGACGGCGCGATTTTCTCGAAACTGCGGCTATGGATTGACAGCAATTACAACGGTCAAACCGATTTAGGGGAATTACAGCAATTAAGTGTCGCTGGTATCGACATGATTGCGCTGGATACTGCACCTATAGATTATTTTGTGAATGGAGCCGAGCTTGTCTCAACAGGGTATTTTATTCGCTATACTGGCAACATTTATAAACACATCGGCGAACTGTACGGAGTTGATTTCGCCTATACCACCACACAGCAATCACGCCTTGAAATCGTGTCTGCTAACTTTGCCCGCCTTAATTACAAGGATGATCGCGATATATGGATACCGAATAATTCTTCCCTTGCCGCAACAGTTACAATTGACCCCCGTGAGGTTGCCTCTCTTACTGCTGGTGATAACAACGATACTGTCACTGTCTTCACGGGCTATGCGAACGATATCATCCTCAATGGCGGTGCTGGAAATGACACTCTGACAGGTGGTGATGGCGATGATATTATCACAGGCGGCGAGGGAAATGACGTTCTAAACGGTGGTGCAGGCGATGATGTGTTGAACGTGGATACTACTGACAACCTTGCAGCACTGCGCGGCGGCACTGGTTTTGATACAGTTATTTTTGACACAGGCACTACAGCTTTTAGCTTCGCCTTGGGGGATGCCAATAGTATTGAATTCCTTATTGCTAACGATGGTGCAAATACGATTACGTATTACGGTGCAACTAGTGTGGTTTTCTCTGGACTCGGCGGTAATGATGTTTTAGTAAGCGGCATAGGCAACGATCGCCTAGAAGGTGGTGATGGCTTTGATACTCTCACGAGCAGTCTTGGTAATGATGTATTGATTGGTGGCCGTGGCGATGATATTCTGGACGGTGGCGACGGGTATGATACCGCAGTGTATCAAGGCAGCATCTTCACTAATGTAGTGAATTTCAACGGCAGTTATACTTACGTCAAAGATACAGTAAATAACCGTAATGATACAGACCGTGTAAGCAATGTAGAAGCCTTCAGCTTTGATGATGGTGTGCGTACTTGGCAGGAACTGCGGGACTTTGAAGATTTCTACCGCCTTCGTAACCCTGATGTGGTTGCCGCTATCAATGCCAACAAATTTAGCTCTGGTTTCTATCACTATGTCATCTGGGGCAAAAACGAAGGCCGCCCTATCAGCTTTGATTTCAATGAAGCTTATTACCGCTTGCTGTATAAAGATGTCGATGCGGCAATCAAAGCGGGTAGTGTGCGTTCCGGCCTAGCGCACTATATTTCAACTGGCTTTGCCCAAGGTCGCCAGACCAATTTTGATTTCAATGAAACCTATTATCGCTTGCTTAACCCCGATGTTGACGCTGCGATTAAAGCAGGCACAATGCCTTCTGCACTCTATCATTTCATAAACCACGGTTATAGCGAAGGCCGCACGCTTGCCAGCCAGTTCAATGAAAATTACTACCGTAGCGCGAATGCTGATGTCAACGCCGGAATTATCGCCGGAACTTATAAATCCGGTTTGGATCATTATATTAAAACAGGCTTTGCCGAGGGTCGGATGGCGCGGTTCGATGCGTTCAGCAGTACGTTGACACACGGCACTAACAACAAGGATTACATTGTAGGTAGTGCTAACAATGATGTGTTGAGAGGCTTTGCAGGAGATGATATTATAAACGCTGGCAATGGCAACGATACGATTCAGGGAGGCATTGGTAACGATATACTGCGCGGCGAAGCTGGCAATGATGCACTTTATGGGGACGATGGAAATGATTATCTCATAGGCGGTGCTGGCAACGATACTATGGATGGCGGTGCCGGTACAGACACCTTTTCTTGGGATGCAACTGCTCTTAAAAGCAATGATCTGATGGCTGGCGGGCTGGATACCCTGCTTAATCCCAAAGGAGATCGGATCGATTTTACGAGCAACGTGGAAGCCCTGCTCAAAATTGGTGGACAGACACTTGCCTCGCTTACTGCTGACAAGACCCTTACCAATACTGTCACTAGCAGCATCACTTTCGGTACAGGCAATAATCTTCGTTTCGCCAACAGCTTATTGCAAATCGATCTTGATGGTAATGGCAGTTTCAATGCCACCAATGATTTTCAAATCAGCCTCAGCGATGCTAACAGTCTTACCTATAAAGCTGCTGGAGATTTCTTTATCGTTAGTTAA
- a CDS encoding DUF6884 domain-containing protein: MKLGFYPVLGKSDFLKIKGEKIPIWHLLEYQPAGWLYSLATKAEIVPDSLIIHDCGSFNYRDQDIPTLNGKYVDAHWSIHRYRERSKVGDIIVCPDHLLVGENIRERHEYNLQQAKTFIQLAKSYVPNRIPLAVIHGQSLSERLEVAKYLLGLGYRHLGIGGLVPQAREYSTNLHIIKTITEVVRSRSDSERVSPFAKRVRQDKAGVSPSRSDSAGVSHEPNVHLHVFGLCSPQYAKAFTQMGLSFDGSTFIREGLGGGMFVSNEEKLIRMPAYCTPKCNCNVCRVLNRHRIDPRLTNKGRTHTMGRIAHNLNLAIGTYRKFIPKEKIYLVAGCGKQLPYSAAAKDLYCSQHFQACRRYVEEKESRWYILSPLHQVLNPETIIKPYDKSPYSLSHQERILWAEQVAENLIQVASLEIEFVFLTGKLYRQEVTPILQAKGYETKVPMQHLAIGQQLAWIKKELEQEKQLVLNI, from the coding sequence ATGAAACTAGGTTTTTATCCAGTACTAGGTAAGAGTGATTTTCTCAAAATCAAGGGTGAAAAAATCCCGATTTGGCACTTGCTTGAATATCAGCCTGCGGGCTGGCTATACTCACTCGCTACAAAAGCAGAAATTGTTCCAGATAGTCTGATTATTCATGACTGTGGATCGTTTAACTACCGTGACCAAGATATTCCTACTCTCAACGGTAAATATGTTGATGCCCACTGGTCTATTCATAGATATCGAGAACGTTCAAAAGTCGGTGATATTATTGTTTGTCCTGACCATTTACTTGTAGGAGAAAATATTAGAGAACGGCACGAATATAACCTTCAACAAGCAAAAACATTTATCCAACTTGCTAAAAGTTATGTTCCTAATAGAATCCCCCTAGCAGTCATCCACGGGCAGTCTCTCAGTGAACGCCTTGAAGTAGCAAAATATCTTCTGGGACTAGGATACCGCCATCTTGGCATCGGTGGCCTTGTTCCTCAGGCGAGGGAGTATTCAACTAACTTGCACATTATCAAAACAATCACTGAAGTTGTGCGTTCACGAAGTGACTCGGAACGAGTATCGCCGTTCGCGAAGCGTGTCCGACAGGACAAGGCGGGCGTTTCGCCATCGCGCAGCGACTCCGCAGGAGTATCGCACGAGCCAAATGTTCATCTACACGTTTTTGGACTATGTTCGCCCCAGTATGCCAAAGCTTTTACTCAGATGGGATTATCCTTTGATGGTTCAACTTTTATCCGAGAAGGACTAGGCGGTGGGATGTTCGTCAGCAATGAGGAAAAATTAATTCGGATGCCAGCCTACTGCACGCCAAAGTGCAACTGTAATGTTTGCAGGGTTCTTAACCGACATAGGATTGACCCTCGGTTAACAAACAAAGGACGGACGCATACTATGGGAAGAATCGCCCACAACCTCAATCTGGCGATCGGCACTTACAGAAAATTCATTCCCAAGGAAAAAATCTACCTGGTTGCTGGATGTGGCAAGCAGCTTCCCTACTCTGCTGCCGCCAAAGACTTATATTGTTCGCAGCACTTTCAAGCTTGCCGTCGCTACGTAGAAGAAAAAGAATCAAGATGGTATATCCTGTCACCTTTACATCAAGTTCTTAACCCAGAAACAATCATCAAGCCCTACGATAAATCCCCCTATTCCTTATCTCATCAAGAACGTATACTATGGGCGGAACAAGTAGCAGAAAACCTTATACAAGTTGCGTCTTTGGAAATAGAGTTTGTATTCTTGACGGGCAAGCTTTACAGACAGGAGGTAACACCCATTTTACAAGCGAAGGGATACGAGACAAAAGTACCCATGCAGCACCTAGCCATTGGACAACAACTTGCTTGGATAAAGAAGGAACTGGAGCAAGAAAAACAGCTTGTTTTAAATATTTAA